The following are encoded together in the Streptomyces sp. NBC_00358 genome:
- a CDS encoding dipeptide/oligopeptide/nickel ABC transporter permease/ATP-binding protein, with the protein MITRKEPAGALARPGIRLRGWRRLPAVSRIAVCFLAVVLVVAVFAPLLAPHDPLDQQPLTDGTGHPSAGHWMGQDSLGRDILSRLMYGARWSLAIGLGATALALVVGALLGALAATSRKAVDETLMRCLDVVMAFPGIALAAVLVAVFGGGITVLICAIAFLFTPPVARVVRANVLDQYGEDYVTAEQVIGARTPHIVLRHVAVNCAAPILVFCTVQVAEAIVFEASLSFIGAGVRPPDPSWGSVIADGKNMVLTGGWWATVFPGLLILVTVLSLNILSEGVSDAWAAPAAREVSVPPAADRLEAPEPGSATVVELPGLARAAARLRARARPPVTGRQPVLAVERLAIGFENRHNGVDIVDGISFEVYPGEVLGLVGESGCGKSLTALTVMGLEPKGARVRGHVRFGQRQLVGEPMRVRRPLLGHEMAMVYQDALSSLNPAMTVRAQLKQVIRRGGRRTAAELLALVGLDPERTLRSYPHELSGGQRQRVLIAMALSREPGLIVADEPTTALDVTVQAQVMELLLRLRAELDFALILVSHDLALVSAVTDRVVVMYGGQIVETGVTADLVEFPAHHYTRGLLGSVLSLESGAERMTQIKGVVPSPADFPAGCRFADRCPMASEVCRTTAPDLAGTPTHTAACHHPAVDLATTRSEAVT; encoded by the coding sequence ATGATCACGCGGAAGGAGCCGGCCGGAGCCCTCGCCAGGCCCGGAATCCGGCTGCGCGGCTGGCGCAGGCTGCCGGCGGTGTCCAGGATCGCGGTCTGCTTCCTGGCCGTGGTGCTCGTGGTGGCGGTGTTCGCCCCGCTGCTCGCGCCGCACGACCCGCTCGACCAGCAGCCGCTCACGGACGGCACCGGGCATCCGTCGGCCGGTCACTGGATGGGGCAGGACAGTCTCGGCCGGGACATCCTCAGCAGGCTGATGTACGGGGCGCGCTGGTCGCTGGCGATCGGTCTGGGCGCCACCGCGCTCGCCCTGGTCGTCGGGGCCCTGCTCGGCGCCCTCGCCGCGACCTCGCGCAAGGCGGTCGACGAGACGCTGATGCGCTGCCTGGACGTGGTGATGGCGTTCCCCGGGATCGCGCTCGCCGCCGTGCTCGTCGCGGTGTTCGGCGGCGGCATCACCGTGCTGATCTGCGCCATCGCCTTCCTGTTCACCCCGCCCGTCGCCCGGGTCGTACGGGCGAACGTCCTCGACCAGTACGGGGAGGACTACGTCACCGCCGAGCAGGTGATCGGCGCCCGTACCCCGCACATCGTCCTCAGGCACGTGGCCGTCAACTGCGCCGCCCCGATCCTCGTGTTCTGCACCGTGCAGGTCGCCGAGGCGATCGTGTTCGAGGCCTCGCTGTCCTTCATCGGCGCGGGCGTACGGCCCCCGGACCCGTCCTGGGGCAGTGTCATCGCCGACGGCAAGAACATGGTGCTGACCGGCGGCTGGTGGGCCACCGTCTTCCCGGGGCTGCTGATCCTGGTCACGGTGCTGTCGCTGAACATCCTCTCCGAGGGTGTCTCCGACGCGTGGGCCGCTCCCGCCGCCCGCGAGGTGTCCGTGCCGCCCGCCGCGGACCGGCTGGAAGCCCCGGAGCCGGGCAGCGCCACGGTGGTCGAACTGCCGGGCCTGGCGCGGGCCGCGGCCCGGCTGCGCGCACGCGCCCGGCCACCGGTCACGGGCCGGCAGCCCGTGCTCGCCGTCGAGCGGCTGGCCATCGGCTTCGAGAACCGGCACAACGGTGTGGACATCGTCGACGGCATCAGCTTCGAGGTGTATCCCGGTGAAGTCCTGGGCCTGGTGGGCGAGTCGGGCTGCGGGAAGTCGCTCACGGCGCTGACCGTGATGGGCCTGGAGCCGAAGGGCGCCCGGGTGCGCGGCCATGTCCGCTTCGGTCAGCGGCAGTTGGTGGGCGAGCCGATGCGGGTACGGCGCCCGCTGCTGGGCCACGAGATGGCGATGGTCTACCAGGACGCGCTGTCGTCCCTGAACCCGGCGATGACGGTCAGGGCGCAGCTGAAGCAGGTGATACGGCGGGGCGGCAGGCGCACGGCGGCCGAGCTGCTCGCCCTGGTCGGCCTCGATCCCGAGCGCACCCTGCGCAGTTACCCCCATGAGCTCTCCGGCGGCCAGCGCCAGCGCGTCCTGATCGCGATGGCCCTGTCCCGCGAACCCGGACTGATCGTCGCGGACGAACCGACGACGGCCCTGGACGTGACGGTCCAGGCACAGGTCATGGAGCTGCTGCTGCGGCTGCGGGCGGAGCTGGACTTCGCCCTGATCCTCGTCTCGCACGACCTGGCGCTGGTCTCGGCGGTCACCGACCGGGTGGTCGTGATGTACGGCGGCCAGATCGTGGAGACGGGCGTCACGGCCGACCTGGTGGAGTTCCCGGCGCACCACTACACGCGCGGGCTGCTGGGCAGCGTGCTGTCCCTGGAGTCGGGGGCGGAGCGCATGACGCAGATCAAGGGGGTCGTCCCCTCCCCCGCCGACTTCCCGGCCGGCTGCCGGTTCGCCGACCGGTGTCCGATGGCGAGCGAGGTCTGCCGGACGACGGCGCCGGACCTGGCCGGCACGCCCACCCACACGGCGGCCTGCCACCATCCGGCCGTCGACCTGGCGACCACGCGGAGCGAGGCCGTGACGTGA
- a CDS encoding ABC transporter substrate-binding protein, which yields MRDVNPTPTPHRRSFLKYTGAMGAAAALSSALAACSSGPESTNDTGGSGSGRNATLTAVIGYGNDGSWDPTQTASAFCMAANNHVYEGLLDTDPISREPYAALATQVPADLTGTSWKFTLRAGATFHDGKPVTADDVVFVFDRILDPRTQTLAKGFFAPWLKEVRKTDARNVELVLKFPFPEGISRLTLAKIMPKHVFSRPGAWDDAIKGKAIGSGPYRQTAHHPKSNTTFEAFAAYNGPRRPAFEKMNWLTIVDAAPRVAKISGASAGAQIADNIPYANIAQLRKGGMTVQGGAGMNNLFLMFNTRHKPFDDVRVRQALRYAIDTGKMVEVALRGHGKPSSSFLNEANPSYRRAKTVYAYDPEKAKKLLKAAGVKGLRIEILSVNVSWIVDCLPTVKASWDAIGVETTLSPQETTAVFTKMDQKQDYQVVAAASNPNQFGLDADLIMHYNYGPQNLWMGYARWAGDPVAKQLFKDMDRATQEPDADKKKAMIQDYIDVVAEQAVLYPVVHNELMTAWNPRRLAGIRPQPYPGINLLQAKWV from the coding sequence GTGCGCGACGTGAACCCCACTCCGACGCCGCACCGCCGTTCGTTCCTGAAGTACACCGGGGCCATGGGCGCGGCCGCCGCCCTCTCCTCGGCCCTCGCCGCCTGCTCGTCCGGGCCGGAGTCCACGAACGACACGGGCGGTTCGGGCAGCGGCCGGAACGCCACGCTTACGGCCGTGATCGGCTACGGGAACGACGGCAGTTGGGATCCGACGCAGACCGCGTCCGCCTTCTGCATGGCCGCCAACAACCACGTCTACGAGGGCCTGCTCGACACCGATCCGATCTCCCGCGAGCCCTACGCCGCGCTCGCCACCCAGGTGCCCGCCGACCTCACCGGCACCTCCTGGAAGTTCACCCTGCGCGCCGGTGCCACGTTCCACGACGGGAAGCCGGTGACCGCCGACGACGTGGTCTTCGTCTTCGACCGGATACTCGATCCGAGGACCCAGACGCTCGCCAAGGGCTTCTTCGCCCCCTGGCTGAAGGAAGTGCGCAAGACCGACGCGCGGAACGTCGAGCTGGTCCTCAAGTTCCCCTTCCCCGAGGGGATCTCCCGGCTCACCCTGGCGAAGATCATGCCCAAGCACGTCTTCTCCCGGCCGGGCGCCTGGGACGACGCGATCAAGGGCAAGGCGATCGGTTCGGGCCCGTACCGGCAGACCGCGCACCACCCGAAGTCCAACACGACGTTCGAGGCGTTCGCCGCCTACAACGGGCCGCGCAGGCCCGCCTTCGAGAAGATGAACTGGCTGACCATAGTGGACGCCGCGCCCCGCGTCGCGAAGATCTCCGGAGCGAGCGCGGGTGCCCAGATCGCCGACAACATCCCGTACGCCAACATCGCGCAGCTCCGCAAGGGCGGTATGACCGTCCAGGGCGGCGCGGGCATGAACAACCTGTTCCTCATGTTCAACACGCGGCACAAGCCGTTCGACGACGTACGCGTCCGCCAGGCGCTGCGCTACGCCATCGACACCGGCAAGATGGTCGAGGTCGCCCTCCGGGGGCACGGGAAGCCGTCGAGTTCCTTCCTCAACGAGGCCAACCCCTCCTACCGGCGCGCGAAGACCGTCTACGCCTACGACCCGGAGAAGGCGAAGAAGCTCCTGAAGGCGGCCGGGGTCAAGGGGCTCAGGATCGAGATCCTGTCGGTGAACGTGAGCTGGATCGTCGACTGCCTGCCGACCGTCAAGGCGTCCTGGGACGCGATCGGTGTCGAGACGACGCTGTCCCCGCAGGAGACCACGGCCGTGTTCACCAAGATGGACCAGAAGCAGGACTACCAGGTCGTCGCCGCCGCCTCGAACCCCAACCAGTTCGGCCTCGACGCCGACCTGATCATGCACTACAACTACGGCCCCCAGAACCTCTGGATGGGCTACGCCCGCTGGGCCGGGGACCCGGTCGCCAAGCAGCTCTTCAAGGACATGGACCGGGCGACCCAGGAACCGGACGCCGACAAGAAGAAGGCGATGATCCAGGACTACATCGACGTCGTCGCCGAACAGGCCGTGCTCTACCCGGTCGTGCACAACGAGCTGATGACCGCGTGGAATCCGCGCCGGCTCGCGGGGATAAGGCCCCAGCCCTACCCGGGCATCAATCTGCTCCAGGCCAAGTGGGTCTAG
- a CDS encoding response regulator transcription factor, with translation MTIRVVLADDQNLVRAAFAMLVESARDMEVVGQAATGREAVELARAERADLIVMDIRMPDLDGIEATRLIAADESLAGIRVLVLTTYDTDEHIVEALRAGASGFLVKDTRPAELLDAIRTVAAGDALLSPGPTARLVARFLRAPSVPSLAVGGPEGLSEREREVLTLVARGLNNTEIAAALGLSPLTAKTHVSRIMGKLGARDRTQLVIVAYESGLVTPGDAGRV, from the coding sequence ATGACCATTCGCGTCGTCCTCGCCGATGACCAGAACCTCGTGCGGGCCGCGTTCGCCATGCTCGTGGAGTCGGCGCGGGACATGGAGGTGGTCGGGCAGGCGGCCACCGGGCGGGAGGCCGTCGAGCTGGCGCGCGCCGAACGGGCCGACCTGATCGTGATGGACATCCGCATGCCCGACCTGGACGGCATCGAGGCGACCCGGCTCATCGCGGCCGACGAGAGCCTGGCCGGGATCAGGGTGCTCGTGCTCACCACGTACGACACCGACGAGCACATCGTGGAGGCGCTGCGCGCGGGCGCCTCCGGCTTCCTGGTGAAGGACACCCGGCCCGCCGAACTCCTCGACGCGATCCGCACGGTGGCCGCCGGGGACGCGCTGCTCTCACCGGGCCCCACCGCCCGCCTGGTCGCCCGCTTCCTGCGGGCCCCGTCGGTTCCCTCGCTCGCGGTGGGCGGCCCCGAGGGGCTCTCCGAGCGCGAGCGCGAAGTGCTCACCCTGGTCGCGCGCGGCCTCAACAACACCGAGATCGCGGCGGCGTTGGGGCTCAGCCCGCTCACCGCGAAGACCCATGTCAGCCGCATCATGGGCAAGCTGGGCGCCCGCGACCGCACCCAGCTCGTCATCGTGGCGTACGAGTCGGGCCTGGTGACCCCGGGAGACGCGGGCCGGGTCTGA
- a CDS encoding oligopeptide/dipeptide ABC transporter ATP-binding protein: MTAPVREAGDRRTDALVRLTDAHVVHRARSGGVFTRDRVYALTGADLTIAPGETIGVVGESGCGKSTLAKVLVGVQRPTSGSVTFRGRDLWSLTPDERRTAVGAGTGMIFQDPSTALNRRLPVRRILRDPLDVHRRGTVAEREDRVRELMSLVGLPRALADALPGRLSGGQRQRVAIARALALDPGLVVADEPTSALDVSVRAQILNLLLDLRERLGLALVFVSHDIQTVRRMSDRVITMYLGRIVEESPADVVTDGSRHPYTRALFSATPGLLDPIEPIPLTGPVPSATRPPSGCPFRTRCWKADEECATRMPEFTAASAPGHRFRCHHPVEEGRPTRALVAQAESAAEAAAPADVPFQQHIREP, encoded by the coding sequence GTGACCGCGCCGGTGCGGGAGGCCGGGGACCGCCGGACGGACGCGCTCGTGCGGCTCACCGACGCCCATGTCGTCCACCGAGCGCGCAGCGGCGGTGTGTTCACCCGGGACCGGGTGTACGCCCTGACGGGTGCCGATCTCACCATCGCGCCCGGCGAGACGATCGGCGTCGTGGGCGAGTCGGGATGCGGCAAGTCGACGCTCGCGAAGGTGCTGGTGGGCGTGCAGCGGCCGACCTCGGGCAGCGTGACCTTCCGCGGCCGTGACCTGTGGTCCCTGACACCGGACGAGCGCCGCACGGCCGTCGGCGCCGGCACGGGCATGATCTTCCAGGACCCGTCGACGGCACTGAACCGCCGGCTGCCCGTGCGCCGGATCCTGCGTGACCCGCTGGATGTGCACCGTCGCGGCACCGTGGCCGAACGGGAGGACCGGGTACGGGAGTTGATGTCTCTGGTCGGGCTGCCCCGGGCGCTCGCGGACGCCCTGCCCGGCCGGCTCTCCGGCGGTCAGCGCCAGCGGGTGGCGATCGCCCGCGCCCTGGCACTTGATCCCGGCCTGGTGGTGGCCGACGAGCCGACGAGCGCGCTGGACGTGTCGGTGCGCGCGCAGATCCTCAACCTGCTGCTCGATCTGAGGGAACGCCTGGGCCTGGCGCTGGTGTTCGTGTCCCATGACATCCAGACGGTGCGACGGATGAGCGACCGGGTGATCACGATGTACCTGGGCCGGATCGTGGAGGAGTCCCCGGCCGACGTGGTCACCGACGGCTCCCGTCACCCGTACACCCGGGCGCTGTTCTCGGCGACTCCGGGGCTGCTGGACCCGATCGAGCCGATTCCGCTGACCGGGCCCGTCCCTTCGGCGACGCGTCCGCCGAGCGGCTGCCCCTTCCGTACCCGGTGCTGGAAGGCGGACGAGGAGTGCGCGACCCGGATGCCGGAGTTCACGGCCGCGTCGGCGCCGGGTCACCGCTTCCGGTGTCACCATCCTGTCGAGGAGGGCCGGCCGACGCGCGCCCTGGTCGCGCAGGCCGAGTCCGCCGCCGAGGCCGCCGCCCCGGCCGACGTTCCGTTCCAGCAGCACATCAGGGAGCCTTGA
- a CDS encoding ABC transporter permease, giving the protein MVAIVRILLRRVALLVPLMLGIILFVFLVMRFSDVDPASAFFQGANPTPRQLHDFRERNGLLDPLPVRYFHFVGDLLHGDLGTSALTRAPVVEQVTTALPLTLQLTFLGLGIAVVLALLGGVTAAIHRDRLPDQIIRVVSLTGVAAPGFWLALLMIQYLAVDQGWFPTGGYVNPADSLSGWLRTMALPALALSLPVAAQLTRIVRTSVVEELDKDYVRTAIGSGLPPRVVVGRNVLRNALMNPLTVLGLRVGYLLGGAVVIETIFSLPGMGKLMIDAVQNGDPAVVQGVVLTTAVGFVVVNLAIDILYLLVNPRLSEASR; this is encoded by the coding sequence GTGGTCGCCATCGTCAGGATCCTGCTGCGCCGTGTCGCGCTGCTCGTGCCGCTGATGCTCGGGATCATCCTGTTCGTGTTCCTGGTGATGCGGTTCTCCGACGTCGATCCGGCGTCGGCGTTCTTCCAGGGCGCCAATCCGACCCCGCGGCAGTTGCACGACTTCAGAGAGCGGAACGGGCTGCTCGATCCGCTGCCGGTGCGGTACTTCCACTTCGTGGGGGACCTGCTGCACGGCGACCTGGGCACCAGCGCGCTGACCAGGGCGCCGGTCGTCGAACAGGTCACCACCGCGCTGCCGCTCACGCTCCAGCTCACCTTCCTGGGGCTCGGCATCGCGGTGGTGCTGGCGCTGCTCGGCGGGGTCACGGCCGCGATCCACCGCGACCGGCTGCCCGACCAGATCATCCGTGTGGTGTCCCTGACCGGGGTCGCCGCACCGGGCTTCTGGCTGGCCCTGCTCATGATCCAGTACCTCGCCGTCGACCAGGGCTGGTTCCCGACCGGCGGCTACGTCAATCCGGCCGACTCGCTGTCCGGCTGGCTGAGGACGATGGCGCTGCCCGCGCTCGCGCTGTCCCTGCCGGTCGCCGCCCAGCTCACCCGGATCGTGCGGACGTCCGTGGTCGAGGAGCTCGACAAGGACTACGTGCGCACCGCGATCGGCAGCGGGCTGCCGCCCCGGGTGGTCGTGGGCCGCAACGTCCTGCGCAACGCCCTGATGAACCCGCTCACCGTGCTGGGGCTGCGGGTCGGCTATCTGCTGGGCGGGGCGGTCGTCATCGAGACGATCTTCTCGCTGCCCGGCATGGGCAAGCTGATGATCGACGCCGTGCAGAACGGCGACCCGGCGGTCGTGCAGGGCGTCGTCCTGACCACGGCCGTCGGCTTCGTGGTCGTGAACCTCGCCATCGACATCCTGTATCTGCTGGTCAACCCACGCCTGAGCGAAGCGAGCCGATGA
- a CDS encoding sialidase family protein, translating to MTSTSRMAAFAAAAGLLTALTTLAATGGTASAAPLAGRGCTSSVPYAAGQEGYDTYRIPATVLTRAGTLLAFAEGRHGGAGDTGNIDVVLRRSSDGGCTWGPLRVVASGGGDTRGNPAPVVDPRTGRIVLLTSYNSGAVTEAQIMRGEVAEEQGRRVFVQVSRDDGRHFSTPRDITAQTKLPGWRWYATGPGHAIALRHGPHAGRLVVPADHSAAPPAGSADTGQEPRYYGAHALYSDDGGFTWRLGFVDDSYDGADNANESAVAELPDGRLYFTSRDQNGTSPGNRLDSYSSDGGETLDRPFAVQPALNDVPVVQGSVLQPTDRLSPLLFSGPSVPTARRSMAVWRSTTGGQTFVKAATLSTRPAAYSDLVQLGATRVGILYETGVTGPYESVEFRRLPVSGPLG from the coding sequence ATGACCAGCACGAGCCGCATGGCCGCGTTCGCAGCCGCCGCCGGACTCCTCACCGCCCTCACCACCCTCGCCGCCACCGGCGGTACCGCCTCGGCCGCACCCCTGGCGGGCCGGGGCTGCACCTCCTCCGTCCCGTACGCCGCGGGCCAGGAGGGCTATGACACCTACCGCATCCCCGCGACCGTCCTGACCCGGGCCGGCACCCTGCTCGCCTTCGCCGAGGGACGGCACGGCGGTGCCGGTGACACCGGGAACATCGACGTCGTCCTCAGGCGTTCGTCCGACGGCGGCTGCACCTGGGGCCCGCTCCGGGTCGTGGCGTCCGGCGGCGGCGACACCCGCGGCAACCCGGCGCCGGTGGTGGACCCCAGGACCGGCCGGATCGTGCTCCTCACCTCCTACAACAGCGGTGCCGTGACCGAGGCGCAGATCATGCGGGGCGAGGTCGCCGAGGAGCAGGGCCGGCGCGTCTTCGTCCAGGTCAGCCGTGACGACGGGCGGCACTTCTCCACCCCGCGGGACATCACGGCGCAGACGAAGCTGCCCGGCTGGCGCTGGTACGCCACCGGCCCCGGCCACGCGATCGCGCTGCGCCACGGGCCGCACGCCGGGCGCCTGGTCGTGCCCGCCGACCACTCCGCCGCCCCGCCCGCCGGGTCCGCCGACACCGGCCAGGAGCCCAGGTACTACGGGGCGCACGCGCTCTACAGCGACGACGGCGGGTTCACCTGGCGGCTCGGCTTCGTCGACGACTCGTACGACGGGGCAGACAACGCCAACGAGAGCGCGGTGGCCGAACTCCCCGACGGGAGGCTCTACTTCACCTCGCGAGACCAGAACGGGACGAGTCCGGGCAACCGCCTCGACTCCTATTCCAGCGACGGGGGCGAGACCCTGGACCGGCCCTTCGCCGTCCAGCCCGCACTGAACGACGTCCCTGTCGTCCAGGGCAGCGTCCTCCAGCCGACCGACCGCCTCTCCCCGCTCCTCTTCTCCGGACCCTCCGTCCCCACCGCCCGCCGGTCCATGGCCGTCTGGCGCAGTACCACCGGCGGCCAGACCTTCGTGAAGGCGGCCACCCTGTCCACCCGGCCGGCCGCCTACTCGGACCTCGTCCAGCTCGGCGCCACCCGGGTCGGCATCCTCTACGAGACCGGGGTCACGGGACCGTACGAGAGCGTCGAGTTCAGGCGGCTGCCGGTGAGCGGGCCGCTCGGGTAG
- a CDS encoding sensor histidine kinase has translation MHVTPPLPPLKRLQPGAWVALAWCASTLFTVLARIRLPGQNGPNEMAAAQFYRWDGLTFFTVACALALAGSAWLGRRPLAALTLLLAAGALFTTNLAVTAIQLPQYLAVDVALYFIAAGRSRRTGVTGLAMALAVLAAWLTGRLVQGWGIGTLVELTVALTVVVSWLLGDAGHRTRVHAEQLRVRAEGQAVTAERLRIAREMHDMVAHSIGIIALQAGAAARVVHTQPDAAREAMTAVETAGRETLAGLRRMLVALRHADHADHADHADGADGSDRAGRGGRSQPAGTPGGGTSDAPRGSREDGDPGAPGGSRDHDPAEPALSPESGGNPSPAAPLRPAEGLADLDRLAAATTAAGVRVDLRWRGERRQLPPDIDLSAFRIVQESITNVVRHAATAVCRVTVDQRDTEVAVEITDDGRGRGSTTDTGFGLIGMRERAALLHGEFTAGPRPEGGFRVSARLPVPAQSRAAAR, from the coding sequence ATGCATGTCACGCCGCCGCTTCCCCCGCTCAAGCGTTTACAGCCCGGCGCCTGGGTGGCCCTGGCCTGGTGCGCCAGCACCCTGTTCACGGTCCTCGCCCGGATCCGGCTGCCCGGCCAGAACGGGCCGAACGAGATGGCCGCCGCCCAGTTCTACCGCTGGGACGGATTGACGTTCTTCACCGTGGCATGCGCCCTGGCCCTGGCCGGCAGCGCCTGGCTCGGCCGCCGGCCCCTGGCCGCCCTGACCCTGCTGCTGGCGGCGGGCGCCCTGTTCACCACCAATCTCGCCGTCACGGCCATCCAGCTCCCCCAGTACCTCGCCGTCGACGTCGCCCTCTACTTCATCGCGGCCGGCCGCTCCCGCCGCACCGGAGTGACCGGGCTCGCGATGGCGCTCGCGGTCCTGGCCGCCTGGTTGACCGGACGGCTGGTGCAGGGCTGGGGGATCGGCACCCTCGTCGAACTGACCGTGGCCCTGACCGTCGTCGTCTCCTGGCTGCTCGGCGACGCGGGCCACCGCACCCGCGTCCACGCCGAGCAACTGCGTGTCAGGGCCGAGGGCCAGGCCGTCACCGCCGAACGCCTGCGCATCGCCCGCGAGATGCACGACATGGTCGCCCACAGCATCGGCATCATCGCCCTCCAGGCCGGCGCGGCGGCCCGCGTCGTACACACCCAGCCGGACGCCGCCCGCGAGGCGATGACCGCGGTCGAGACGGCAGGCCGCGAGACCCTTGCCGGGCTGCGCCGCATGCTCGTCGCACTGCGCCACGCCGACCACGCGGACCATGCCGACCACGCGGACGGTGCGGACGGCTCGGACCGTGCGGGTCGGGGCGGCCGGTCCCAGCCGGCCGGAACCCCGGGCGGCGGCACCTCCGACGCGCCGCGTGGCTCGCGCGAAGACGGCGACCCCGGCGCGCCGGGCGGGTCCCGTGACCACGACCCCGCTGAGCCGGCCCTTTCCCCGGAGTCCGGCGGGAACCCGTCCCCCGCCGCGCCGCTGCGCCCCGCCGAAGGGCTCGCCGATCTCGACAGGCTGGCCGCCGCGACGACGGCCGCCGGGGTCCGCGTGGATCTCCGCTGGAGGGGCGAGCGGCGTCAACTCCCTCCGGACATCGACCTGTCCGCGTTCAGGATCGTCCAGGAGTCCATCACCAACGTGGTGCGTCACGCGGCGACGGCCGTATGCAGGGTGACCGTCGACCAGCGCGACACGGAGGTCGCCGTCGAGATCACCGACGACGGCCGGGGAAGGGGCAGCACCACGGACACCGGGTTCGGCCTGATCGGCATGCGCGAGCGAGCCGCCCTGCTGCACGGCGAGTTCACCGCGGGCCCGCGCCCCGAGGGCGGCTTCCGCGTGAGCGCCCGTCTCCCGGTCCCGGCCCAGAGCCGGGCGGCCGCCCGATGA
- a CDS encoding dihydrodipicolinate synthase family protein, translated as MTFPAPLTGVVPPVCTPLTPDREVDVPSLTRLIDHLVEGGVHGLFVLGSTSEVAYLTDAQRRLVVETTVGHVAGRLPVLAGAIDMTTPRVLDHARAARTAGADAIVVTAPFYTRTHPAEIARHFRLVAAGAALPVFAYDLPASVHTKLSPELVLELAADGVLAGLKDSSGDLGSFRAVVTGTRAHPGIDGFTTLTGSEVVVDSALALGADGAVPGLANVDPAGYVRLYELCAAGDRQRAREEQERLCELFGMVGVGDPARMGGSSSALGAFKAALYLRGVIDCPATAEPQVPLSPGEVERVGAYLASAGLLQDGCGPGPGTATRAARSPAAA; from the coding sequence ATGACCTTCCCCGCCCCGCTGACCGGTGTCGTACCGCCCGTCTGCACGCCCCTGACACCGGACCGCGAGGTGGACGTCCCGTCGCTCACCCGGCTGATCGACCACCTGGTCGAGGGCGGGGTGCACGGCCTGTTCGTCCTCGGCTCGACGTCCGAGGTGGCCTATCTGACGGATGCTCAGCGCAGGCTGGTGGTGGAGACGACGGTGGGGCATGTCGCCGGTCGACTGCCCGTGCTGGCCGGTGCGATCGACATGACGACCCCGCGCGTCCTGGACCACGCGAGGGCAGCCCGTACCGCGGGCGCGGACGCGATCGTCGTCACCGCACCCTTCTACACCCGCACCCATCCCGCGGAGATCGCCCGCCACTTCCGCCTCGTCGCCGCCGGCGCGGCGCTCCCCGTGTTCGCGTACGACCTGCCCGCCTCCGTGCACACCAAGCTGAGCCCCGAGCTGGTCCTCGAACTCGCCGCCGACGGCGTCCTGGCCGGTCTCAAGGACTCCAGCGGCGACCTCGGCTCCTTCCGCGCGGTCGTCACCGGCACGCGCGCCCACCCCGGCATCGACGGCTTCACCACCCTCACCGGCTCCGAGGTGGTCGTGGACTCGGCCCTGGCCCTCGGCGCGGACGGCGCGGTCCCCGGCCTCGCCAACGTGGACCCGGCAGGCTACGTACGGCTGTACGAGCTGTGCGCGGCGGGCGACCGGCAACGGGCCCGGGAGGAGCAGGAGCGGCTGTGCGAGCTGTTCGGCATGGTGGGCGTCGGCGACCCGGCCCGGATGGGCGGCAGTTCCTCGGCCCTCGGCGCGTTCAAGGCCGCGCTGTACCTGCGGGGCGTCATCGACTGCCCGGCGACAGCGGAACCCCAGGTGCCGCTGTCGCCCGGTGAGGTCGAGCGGGTGGGAGCGTACCTGGCCTCGGCGGGACTCCTCCAGGACGGGTGCGGGCCGGGACCGGGTACCGCTACCCGAGCGGCCCGCTCACCGGCAGCCGCCTGA
- a CDS encoding FadR/GntR family transcriptional regulator, translated as MRRMPEETGNRRRPERRVSSQIQREVMQLILDQQLPAGAPLPTETELMADLGVSRNSVREALKALQALDIVEIRHGYGTYVGEASMTPFVDGLTFRTLARPDDPTGALAEILQVREVLEEGLISRVAQVLTEEELDRLEAVVTEMETAGADGRSFPELDSEFHELLYASLGNPLVPQLLGAFWTVFRRVAVVRGWTDDITPEVTARRHRDILTALRVRDVEGAQRAMADHFRGIEARAAQGSRGVS; from the coding sequence ATGCGGCGCATGCCTGAGGAGACCGGGAACCGGCGTCGGCCGGAGCGCCGGGTGAGCAGCCAGATCCAGCGCGAGGTCATGCAGCTGATCCTTGACCAGCAGCTTCCGGCCGGTGCGCCGCTGCCGACCGAGACCGAGCTGATGGCCGATCTCGGGGTGAGCCGCAACTCGGTCCGCGAGGCGCTCAAGGCCCTTCAGGCGCTCGACATAGTCGAGATCCGGCACGGCTACGGCACCTATGTGGGCGAGGCGTCCATGACGCCGTTCGTGGACGGACTCACCTTCCGCACGCTCGCCCGTCCGGACGATCCGACCGGGGCGCTGGCCGAGATCCTCCAGGTCCGCGAGGTACTGGAGGAAGGGCTGATAAGCCGGGTCGCCCAGGTACTGACCGAGGAGGAGCTGGACCGGCTCGAAGCGGTCGTCACTGAGATGGAGACGGCGGGCGCCGACGGACGTTCCTTCCCCGAACTCGACAGCGAGTTCCACGAGTTGCTGTACGCCTCGCTCGGCAACCCGCTCGTGCCGCAACTGCTCGGCGCGTTCTGGACCGTCTTCCGGCGGGTCGCCGTGGTGCGCGGCTGGACCGACGACATCACCCCGGAGGTGACGGCCCGCCGCCACCGCGACATCCTCACCGCCCTGCGGGTACGGGACGTCGAGGGAGCGCAGCGCGCGATGGCCGACCACTTCCGGGGAATCGAAGCACGCGCGGCCCAGGGATCCCGGGGCGTGAGCTGA